The genomic interval GCCCGGGCCTAGCGGTGTCCAATAGGTCCCAGCGCTCCTAGGGCCAGGGACACGGACAGCcagcccctgctcacacacacatgtgcacccaCGCACACAGACGCATATGTGCACACATCGCACGTGCACATACATCtccgtgcacacgcacacacgtattTACACGCGCTCACACAGTGCACCCATGCTCGCACACGTGCGCACACCTTCACGCACAGGCATGCTCACACACGTGCACccgtgcacacatgtgtgcacactttcacgcgtgcacacatgtgcacaatgctcacacatgcacatacacgtgcacacatgctcgcacacacgcacccacacacacacacgcacacatgcacagtAAGCTCAAGGGTACGAGAGAAAGCTGTCACCAGCCACCTTGATGGAAATTCACACCATTTCCCGGGTGTACCTTTGGAAGTCTGTTGGATACAGGGTCTGAGCTAACGCTTGGCCACGCCCACCTTGCAGCCGGGTGGGAGCAAGGGTCCCCACCCCGCCCAGTGGCTGGCccccaacaccccccacccctgccctgagtGCATAATCAAAATCCACTCATTTGGCTTCTGCTACAGCCCTCGTAGCTGGTCCTGGATCTGTGGGGTAACGGCTGTACCATGCACGAGGCCAAGAGGCTCCTGAAACTGCACCCCCCCAACAAAGCAGCCTAGATCTACATAAACAAGTCCGCACCAGAATGGAATGGCAGTGACGAGTGCCACCGTCACGACCGTAAGTCCGTACCTTTGCCTTCGAGCCCTCAGGGCACAAGGACGCCACTCCCCGTTACCCTCCCACTCACTATGGAGACCTGGCACCTGGCTCAGGGCAGACGATGGGGACCGTGGCGCATGTGGCCCAGGGCAGCTCCAGGCACAGCTGCGGAGCCCGAGGCGGCAGGTTACCGGCATGGACCATGCACGGCTCTGTGTGCGGCACACAGCCACCGACGTGACAGGGCTGTCCTTCCAGTGCCCACAGGGGAGGGGCTAGGGCCGGCGTGCACGCACCCAAGGTGGGTGACTGTGCTTCCAGGAAACGCTTATTTTGGGTTGATTGGTCTTTGAAAGCCATGCCAAGCAGTTCAACGGGAAAACAGCAGCGTCTTCAGCACAGGAATGAGTGGACATCCACGTGCCGGAGTGACCGTGGACCTGACGCTACCcataaaagttaactcaaaacGGACCCCAGACCTAAATGCGAGAGGTGAAGTGATAGAATGCGAAGAAGAAAGCGCAGAAGGAAATCTTCGATAAGACGCCAGACGCACAAAATAAGAGAGCAGGAGTGGAGACACCGCACTGCATCAACATGTCGCAAACGACCCCACCCGACGAGAAAAGAGAAAGCCACCGAACAGAAGAAACTATTTGCAGCTCATGTCTCCGACGAGTGTCTCAGGACAGGTGAACGGCTCTTGGCAATCATAGAAAGATAAGGAGTGTGGTTCCGGTGCTTTCGCGTGAGCCGCTCAGAGTCCGTCCGTGCTCCCACGGTCACAACAGAACAGCCCCAGAGGGAAACGTGCGGGGCCACACCTGCAGTCCCACCTCTGAACACCAGGGGCCGCCATCAGCAGTCCAGAGTCCAGGCTCCCAGGGTACCCCCCCCCAGCCCGGACCGGGCAGTGTGGTGAACGTGGCTGACACCCAGCCCCCGCCTGACGCCTGTGCCCAGGGGCAGGCCCGAGGAGGCGGCACCAGGGCTGGGGTCTTCTGCCGGCTCAGACCGGTCCAGGGGCAGGAAGGCCACAGCTGTGACTGCTGCCATCTGTACCTATACCCCAGCTGCTTCTGTGAGCACCAGCTGTCCCTCGGGGACAGGTGCAGGGTTGATCCCGCGCTCACACGCGAGCTCCCCAGGAGCGCCCCCACCCTCCCGGGAGAAgctctgtgacctggggcagGCGAGGGGTATCTGTGGGTTTCGCTGTGTCCCCCTAGAGTGATGTCCTAACTCCCAGCTCCTTGGAACGTGACACAGAGTCACATAAAGAGAGGGTCATCGGGGCTAGGGTGGGTCCTAACCCGTGGGTGATGGGTGTCCCTGTAAGAGAAGACACATGCATGTGCccctgggggcagaggtgggagtgATGCGGGCCCGGGAGCCCTTCCACCAGGAGCAGGAAGGATCTCGAGGCGCTTCTACCTGCTGAGGAGAGGAAGCCAGGGGCTCGGCCGGGGGGTGGGTCTCAAGGTGGTGCCCCGGAGGGAGGGGGgggacccccaccccaggccccccaCTCACAGACTGAGAGCTGTCTCTGCTGCTGTCCCGGGACCTGTTCTTGGCCAGACGCTTTTTCTTCTTGTGCAGAGGCCTGGACTCCAGGATCATCTCCTCCAGCTCAAAGGTGGGGTCGCAGTGCAGGCGGCCTTTCTGTGGGGGGGATGGGagctgagccccaccccacccccgtcgGCCCCCGCCCACCTGGGGCCCCGCCCACCGCCCGCAGGCTTACGTTGGGCACAAAGCCTGGTGCCACCTTCTTCTCGCTGAGGTCCTGCCACAGCACGCCGGCCAGCGATGGGGCCGCCTGCATGTCCTGTAGGCTGGAGGCTCGGTGCTTGGGGTCCACAGTGAGGAGCTGGAACGCGACCCACGTCAGATGGCGCCCACGCCCAGCACAGCCCTGGCGCCCACAGCTGGCCACCTGCCCCAGGCCAGGGCACCCCACTAAGAGGATCTCAAGGGTCAGGCAAGGAAAGGGGGCACTGACTCCAGATCAGTGCAGTCATGTGGCCAAGGGGACAATCTGGCCAAGCCCCTGGAGCCCAAGGCCAGTGGAGGGCGTGTGGGGTCCACGGGGACCTTTGACTAAGAGCCACCAGCAGGTGGCAGCCTCGGCCTGGTGAACGGCAGGAAGGGCCCTAAGGCCGGAACTAAGTGGACACAGCCCCTGGGAGCCTCGGGGTGGCGTGTGCGGTCGGGTCAGTGCGGCTGGGTGTCCCCTCACatgctgtccctgtccctgtctcaGAGAGAAGGCAGCAAACCCTATCCCAGGCGTCCCTGAGGCGTGAGGCTTAGTGCACAGATGGCCCTTACTCCCTGCTTGGGTCTCTGGGGCCCAGGTCCACCGTGGGAGCTacctgggcaggggtgggcagagccaTGTGGGGTGGAGGCTGGGTTAAGAGCCTCTCAGGAACTGGGAGAGGCCGCTAGCTGCCCGTCTGTCATTCCAGGGGCGGAGGTCTCCAGCAGCaggggggacaggcagggagggcCCTGTGGGCCAGGAGACGGGGGCCGGCTGGGCCTTGGTGTGTCCTGCAAGCTCTTGAATGGCCGGTCCCGACCCCGGAGGCGCCCGTGTGCGACTCTCTGAGTGGAAGGCGGTGGGGCCGGCTGAGGGgcagccccagcccaggcctggacACCGGACCGAGGCACTGTGATAGCAGCACTGGCCTGGGTCCCTGCCAGACTGAGGTCCCCTGGCTGCTGCAGCCACCTGTTCAGCCAGTGGGGGGTGCAAGGGGGGGTCTGGGGTCTTTTTCGTGTGCTCCCGGGGGGTGAGCCCGACTGCTGGCAGCAGGCAGTGGCCACCCATGTCTGGCAGAAGGTCGGGGTAGAGGAGGCCAGAGCCTGCACACACCCTCCCCCCGACACGTGTGACAGGGGGGCCTGCGCCTCAGTTTgggcatctgtgaaatggggtgatGCCGGGTCATGGGATTTAGTTGGTGACGGGCACATGGCATTCGGCTCACAGCCAGCGCTCGGACTGGCCCAGCTACCGCAAGATGACAGAGAGCCCGGCGGGAGCGACACGGACGTGCACACGCAGGAAGCCGGTGCTTCCtcagcgtgggggggggggtggggggggtggggactcaCCTTCCGCAGCAGGGCCACCATCTCCTTGGACCAGGTGGGGACGTACTGGACGCTCACCGTGCTGAACAGCTGCACCAGGGACTCGACGGCATTGCTGGAGTGGACGTCGTAGGGcctctggggcaggggaggcagtgCTGCGGCAGGGGCCCCGCCACCCAGAGGCCCCGAGGcagcgccccacccccagcacacacatAGCACGGCCTCCGCTCCCAGGAAGATGCCGGGTCTGGGCCGCGCCTGCGTCCAGGCCGGGAAACTGGCCAGGACAGGCCGCCCCTCTGGCCCGGCAGGAAGCACATCACCCCCATGGATGCCCCGGCCTGGGCGGATCGGCCCTGGAGGCCAGGAGCGGCCACCTTCCTCCAGGCTGGGGTCCTGCAGTGTGGCTGAGGGTGCGGGGCCTCGGAGGCCCCCCAGGAGGGATCGGGAGGGCCCCAGCCTCCCAGGGCTAGAGGGTGAGAGCAGGGGACCCCACAGGGAGGTCCCAAGGACGCAGCCCCACTGAcagttctctcctctgcctggccCTAcagcgcccctcccctccccccccaccgccctccccgcccccagagcCCATGGTGGCTTCCCTCCTGCGCTGGCTCAGGCACCACTCTCCATAGACACCGCACTGGAAGTATGCATCCATGGAACGGGTGACTGTCCCTGAGCACCTGCAGGGACGGCCTCATCCCTTCCCAGGCACTCAGGCCCCCCCCACCTCCGTGGGACACAGCCAGCTCAGGTCGAgggccagcccccgcccccaggagctCCGTACCCATCCACGCAGCAGCTCGTAGGCCAGCACCCCCACTGACCACCAGTCCACCTCGAAGGAGTAGCCGCTGCCACCGCTGACGAAGGACTGGAAGATCTCCGGAGCTTTCCAGGGAGGGAGAGGCCACTGAGCATCCCGGAACCGCGGGTCCCCTCCCCCGCTGACCGCCCGGGGGACCCTCCCCCACCTGGTGTGGGCGGTGGGCCGACCCAGGAGTGTGTCCTAGCTCTCACATCGTCACCTAGCGTCTGTCCGAGCCTGTCCCGCACTACAGCAGGCTGGCCGGGCGGGTGCGAGGCTGGTGGCCGCGGCTCACCCATGTATGGCTTGGTCCCCGCCAGGGCGGTGGCCCTCTCCCCGTCCTTTATGATGGTGGCGATGTTGAAGTCGGTCAGGTGTGCGTGCCCTGCGAGGAGAGAAGACACAGCCGGTGTCCCGAGGGCTGGAGGGGCATCCTGTGGGCGGGGCGCGCGCCCCCACGGCCAGCCTGCCGCAGCCCAGGCTCACCTTGCTCGTCCAGCAGGATGTTGTCGGGCTTGACGTCCCTGTTGCGGGAGCAGGAAGTGGGGAGATGGTCCAGGAGCCCCGTTTGTGCCTTGCAGTCCCTGGCAGGGCTGGCGGTTCCCTCacggcccctccccactcaagGCAGAGGCCCCAGAGACCCAAGTGGGCCTTGGGAAGATGCCACCTGGCAATTCTGACCGAGCCAGGTGAAAGGAGCCGTTCTGGTTTCTGGTGAAGTGCCCCTCCCACCCGGGTGAGGCCAGGAAGACAGCAGGAACATACGGGACACAAGGGTGCCAGAACCCCCAGAGGACAGCAGAACCCCGtccccagagccccaggctggCTCCTCTCCCAGCACCCCCCTTCGTGGctggcccttccccagcccccccgGGCTGGCCTCTCCTCAGAGTCCCGGGGCTGCACAGAATTGACGACTTGGGCCTCTGCCTTGCACCAACTGGCCTCAGGCCTCACcctgctcagtaaatgttggctgcCTGAACCGTGACCAGATAGCAGAACCCCTAGGCAGACACGCAGAGACCCCGTCTACTTGACTTCGTAACATACCACATGGGCTTCCTCGTTTCGTTCTGCGGATACAGCTCTGTCTTCCTAACTTCACCTGCTTTCAGCTAATGTTACAATCAGCCCGATTCCCCAGGGGCACGGCAATGAGCAAATGGACTCCTGCTAGGGGTGGCGGGGCCGGCAGCTGAACAGCCCAGGTGAGGGCCGCCCTGACCCCGGCCGAGCCGGGGCTGCTTGCCTCGGACCCACCTCGAGGTGGACATCAGGTGCACAGCCTTGGAGCCAGGCACTGGCtggcccaggtgccccacctgggggcagggggtggccaGAGCAGGCAGGGGCCTGCCCGGGAGGCCACCGGGTAGGCACACACCTGTGGATGATGTGCTGACTGCGCAGGTAGTCGAGGGCCAGCGCCATCTCGCAGATGTACAGCCTCACCGTGTCCTCGGAGAACTGGACGTTCTGCTGCAGGTGGTAGCGGAGGTCCCCGCCCAGGAGCAGGTCCACCACCATGAACATGTCCTCCTCATCCTGGAAGGAGTACCTGCGGGCACCGGGGGAGGACCTGGCACACGCGCACGGCTGGGGAGCCGGGGTCGCAGTTCCGTCCACAGACGGAATCCCCAGACGCCACACCCGACGAACCCCCACCTCCCACGGGCACTCTCCGGGGGCAGGGTCCCGCCCAGGGTGCTGACCCGGCTCCTGCTCGGGAGCCGCTCTGAGCCGGGACCCTTGGGAAAGATGGAGGGGCCTGTCCTGATGGGAGAAGCCCAGCTGGGGGCAGAGACATGGGAGGGGCCGACGGAGAGAAGGCTGCATCGTCTCTGGCCGTTTCCCTGCTGCCCCTCTTCTCTCAAAGGGGATAAAAGCACCTGCTTTGGAGGACCGTTAAGGAATGGAGACCTCAAGGCGAAATGCTCAGGCAGTGCTGGGCAAGGGGCCGCTGCTAACAACCGTGGTGGTGGGGATGGTGGTGacggtgagggtgggggtggggatggtgacGATGAGGACAATGGTGATGACGAAGATAACGGTAGTAACAAGACAACATTTAAAGACCTCCTTCCATTTTGTAGTTCCTTTTGTGAGCTCTCAGGGGGCAGTCTTACTTTTGAGCAACtggctctttccaaaataaagtcacggggcgcctgggggctcagtcggttaagcgtccagctgtttttggcccaggtcatgatctcacagttggtgagttcgagcccccatcaggcaAAAAGCCtgtttggatcctctctctctttccctccgcctctctctctgcccctcccctgctcgtggtctctgtctctgtctctgtctctcgaaataaataagcttaaaaaaaagaagaaagttacaaagaattgatttttttcacgTGATGTTCCTCTCGCTGCCCACCGGAAGCCACCCTGTCCTCATCTCAGGGGCAGGTGGCCTGGGGAGGGGATATGGGACCAGAGGGCAAAGGGACTCGGAAGGCCAGGCTCCGGGACAGGCCAGGAGTCCTGGGGAGCAGTGGACCAGAGCAGGCGGCCTCCCACGCCGGGAGCTGAGGCTGTGGCGGCCCCGTCCTGGTGGCGGGAGGCATCCCCGGCAGGCCCGCCCGTGGGGCTGGGGTGCTGGCCGCAGGAGCAGGGCAGGAAAACATCATGCTGACGGGTCACGTCCCTCAGTCCTCCTACGTGGACCACTTTGTCCGTGTACGTGCGTCGCTAATTCTGCACTGGGGACCACTGCCACCCCTGCTCCACAGACGGGACGTCGTCTGCCGCAGCAGGAGGAGTTTGATGCAGGAGCCCGTGCTCCTGGCCACTAGGCACGTGGCCTCCCAGAGAGAGCCCCAGAGGGTGTGGAGGGAAGCGGAGGCCCCCCAGGCGGGAAGTCCTGGGTCTCCTATCTCGGCAAGCCCCAGGGCCGGTGTCACGGTTGAGGGTCAGCCACACACGGCAGCCCCTTCCTGAGAGGCTGCAAGCAGGCCCGCCCAGTGAGGCCCTCCCTGGCCGGCACAGAGTGGGTGGGTTTGGGGGGTGCTCGGACGCCCCTAGCTTTAGAACCACGGCCCCAGGATGCCGAGAAGACCGCCATGGAGCACGGTGACACGGCGACACCGTGTGGCCCCGCCGGCCTCTCTGCTTGCCTGGACACTAGACATTCGTAGGGACACCGGGCCACAGTGAGGGAGGCCCGGGGCCGcgtgcaggggtgaggggctggaggaggcccTGGGCCCTGCTCAGCACCTCGCCCTCTTCCCACCACCACGTGGGGAAGGCCACACCCCCCATGCACAGccagctccttcctcctgcccGGTCTCCCCCCCGGGGCGGGACCACGGTTCCGGTACCGACGGGGAGAGCTGGCTGCGGGCTGCTGTCCACGGCACGGTACCCTCCCACCTGCTGCGGCCCAGGTAAATGAGCGAAGGGGGACCTGCGGCTCTGAATGCGTCCTGCAGGAGCTAGCACCAGGTCACTTTCAACGGTGCACCGTCCCCGCC from Leopardus geoffroyi isolate Oge1 chromosome D2, O.geoffroyi_Oge1_pat1.0, whole genome shotgun sequence carries:
- the STK32C gene encoding serine/threonine-protein kinase 32C isoform X2 codes for the protein MRSGAERRGSSAAAPPGSPPPGRARPPGPDAPPVPPPPAAGQPRARDASDARAQPRPLFPWSKWKKRMGSSLSAATARRPVFDDKEDVNFDHFQILRAIGKGSFGKVCIVQKRDTEKMYAMKYMNKQHCIERDEVRNVFRELEILQEIEHVFLVNLWYSFQDEEDMFMVVDLLLGGDLRYHLQQNVQFSEDTVRLYICEMALALDYLRSQHIIHRDVKPDNILLDEQGHAHLTDFNIATIIKDGERATALAGTKPYMAPEIFQSFVSGGSGYSFEVDWWSVGVLAYELLRGWRPYDVHSSNAVESLVQLFSTVSVQYVPTWSKEMVALLRKLLTVDPKHRASSLQDMQAAPSLAGVLWQDLSEKKVAPGFVPNKGRLHCDPTFELEEMILESRPLHKKKKRLAKNRSRDSSRDSSQSENDYLQDCLDAIQQDFVIFNREKLKKSQDPASEPPPAPGAGEAAEDREGTRPALSMCGPICPSRLTES
- the STK32C gene encoding serine/threonine-protein kinase 32C isoform X3, with amino-acid sequence MYAMKYMNKQHCIERDEVRNVFRELEILQEIEHVFLVNLWYSFQDEEDMFMVVDLLLGGDLRYHLQQNVQFSEDTVRLYICEMALALDYLRSQHIIHRDVKPDNILLDEQGHAHLTDFNIATIIKDGERATALAGTKPYMGEPRPPASHPPGQPAVVRDRLGQTLAPEIFQSFVSGGSGYSFEVDWWSVGVLAYELLRGWRPYDVHSSNAVESLVQLFSTVSVQYVPTWSKEMVALLRKLLTVDPKHRASSLQDMQAAPSLAGVLWQDLSEKKVAPGFVPNKGRLHCDPTFELEEMILESRPLHKKKKRLAKNRSRDSSRDSSQSENDYLQDCLDAIQQDFVIFNREKLKKSQDPASEPPPAPGAGEAAEDREGTRPALSMCGPICPSRLTES
- the STK32C gene encoding serine/threonine-protein kinase 32C isoform X1, which translates into the protein MRSGAERRGSSAAAPPGSPPPGRARPPGPDAPPVPPPPAAGQPRARDASDARAQPRPLFPWSKWKKRMGSSLSAATARRPVFDDKEDVNFDHFQILRAIGKGSFGKVCIVQKRDTEKMYAMKYMNKQHCIERDEVRNVFRELEILQEIEHVFLVNLWYSFQDEEDMFMVVDLLLGGDLRYHLQQNVQFSEDTVRLYICEMALALDYLRSQHIIHRDVKPDNILLDEQGHAHLTDFNIATIIKDGERATALAGTKPYMGEPRPPASHPPGQPAVVRDRLGQTLAPEIFQSFVSGGSGYSFEVDWWSVGVLAYELLRGWRPYDVHSSNAVESLVQLFSTVSVQYVPTWSKEMVALLRKLLTVDPKHRASSLQDMQAAPSLAGVLWQDLSEKKVAPGFVPNKGRLHCDPTFELEEMILESRPLHKKKKRLAKNRSRDSSRDSSQSENDYLQDCLDAIQQDFVIFNREKLKKSQDPASEPPPAPGAGEAAEDREGTRPALSMCGPICPSRLTES